The genomic region TTGCTTACTACTAAATAGATTAATTTAATACCattaaaaactcaatcaattaatAAGATGTACAGCacccacctttaagttaataacGTAATGAATATAAAGTGCTAGTCCCAACCAGGTTGCAGTCTTAGACTGCCTAAGAATCCCAATCtatatctttttttcttatatttatgcAAGAAAAAGTATGATGATAGatgtgcaaaaaatgtaaatattaaaagatATTTGAAATTATGTGGTAAGAAACCCCCTTTGGATAACAACTTTAAAAATATCCCGTATATATGTTAATGATGGGGTTAAACAAAAGTTTGTTTTATTGGCACACTGCCTCTTAGTAACCTTCCCATTTAAAAAGGAGGCAAGTGAAAAATGTCTTGTCATAATTATAGGTGGACATAATGTTAATGTCGGAAACCCTTTTTTTTAACAGGTACCCTACAAGAGTACCAGAAGCGACTGAAAAAGTTAGATCAACAGTACAAAGAGAGACTACGAAATGCTGGTAAGAATGCATATGTGTTTCAGCCTTGTGCATAAAGGCAAAGGAATACTTTAATTTATGTCTCATTCATTATATGTTTCTACTTCAGAAACTTACTTATGAATcccttataaataataaatgtcttTGTTTCTTCCAGAGCTTTTCCTGCAACTAGAGGTAAGTGTCTTTAACTCTTACTAGGAATTGCATCGGTACTATTAGAGATATCCAAAATCCTACCCGTTTTTCATTCTTTGTAATTATACCAGACTGAGCAGGTAGAAAGAAATTACATCAAGGAGAAGAAAGCAGCTGTTAAGGAAtttgaagaaaagaaaattgaGTTAAAGGACAACTTAATGGCAGAGCTTGACGAAAAGAAGAAAATGATTGAAAGCGAGAAATTAACAATGGAACTGACTGGAGGTATGATGAGTCTAtgctaaaaataaaagtgtagaTTTGAATGTAAATGAGTAGTGCAAAAATGTTTGTTACTGTACAGttaatgtacagtcatatgaaaaagtttgggaacccctcttaattctttggagttttgtttatcattggctgagctttcaaagtagcaaattgcttttaatatataacatgccttatggaaacagcagtatttcagcagtgacattgtttattggattaacaggaaatatgcaatatgcatcataacaaaattagacgggtgcataaatttgggcacccccaacagagatattacatcaatacttctccctctgcataaatttcgaagtgtgtttagggttattgtcttgttggaatatccaacctctgcataacttcaactttgtgactgatgcttgaacgttatcctgaagaatttgttgctattgagttgaattcatccgaccctcgactttaacgaGCGCAGCAGGGCCTGAACTAGCCAcgcagccccacagcatgatgaaaccttcaccaaatttgacagtaggtagcaggtgtttttcttggaatgcggtgttcttcttccgccatgcaaatcgctttttgttatgaccaaataactaaatttttgtcatCAGTTCAAAGTGACTGTGGCTCGtccaaatgagcttttgcatacaacaagcgactgtttgtggtgtgagtgcagaaaggccttctttctcatcactctgccatacagattctttgtgcaaattgtgctgaattgtagaacgaagTACAGATACACAATCTGCAGccagatgttcttgcaggtctttggaggtgatctttgggttgtctgtaaccattatcacaatcctccgcatatgccgctcctgtatttttcttggcctgccagacctgggttttacagtaactgtgcctgtggccttccatttcctgattacattccttacagttgaaactgacattttaaacctCTGAGCTGTCccataaaccatgatactgagcaatctttgttttcagatcttttgagagttgctttgaggatcccatgccaTCACtctgcaagttgtgcttctgtttgactctcctctgaaattggccaccttaaataccttttctcatgattgtacacacctgcctataatatgctaatccaaccaatttggtgttgccagtaatcaatattgagtagttacatgcattcaaattagcaaaattacaagggtaccgtGCCCAactttttgcacagccagtttttcacatttgatttcattacatacaactgaatattgcttcactaaaaatctttgttcagaaaacaccccagtactccgatATTCCTGGAAAAATCAAAGACACAccaatgttatctttttttgttgaaagtggagtaaattattatgcagactgagaggggttcctaaactttttcatatgtgtatatgtatcacATTTTTTTGATAATTTGTTATCATTGGGTGAAGGAAAGAGAGAGCAATTTGTTTTGCTGTGGAGCGATTATACTTAGTTGTTAGGAGTTTTCCTGGATCAAAACATATTAGGAAGCTTGCAGTAATGTTATTGGCTTATGCTGGCATGAGAGCATTCTAATGAGTCCTGTGCATGTTACAACTGCACATTGCtactacaataaaacatttagcTGCCTTTACACAGATTTTACATTAGACCTTTTAGAAGTTCATTTAATATGTATGTGCtccattttcacattttatttgtttaagcTCTTCTGAATACAAAAATGTACCGATGGAAATTATTACCGATGAAAATTGTTAATTTTGCAGGCCCTGCAGGATTGTGTGATGTTCCAATAGTAACAATCAATAATTTAGCCCTTGTAAATCAGATAGTACTGCTGTGCAAAATACTCCATTGGATTTATATGAACTGATGAGCAGTGATATTTAACATCTTCTCTCCTTCTACAGATTCCATGGAAGTGAAGCCTATTATGACACGAAAATTACGAAGAAGGCCGAATGATCCAGTGCCAATTCCTGATAAACGAAGGAAACCTGCTCCAGATATCTTTTGCAGATACTTAGTATACCATGGCTATAGTATAGGCAAGACACCTGGCACACAGACAGCCGTTCAGATGTTAATAGACAGTACCCAGCTTTACCTTTAGTAGGATGCgtgggtgttgtagttcagcgatatatggaaagcaaaagatgccttattttgatatatttattatCCTTTAGTTATATATCACAGACATGTTTATACAGCTCTTATAGAGGTTGTCCATCAGTCCCATCAATACCTGCCCCAGTGTAGCTTACAACAACGTTCtctattacatttacacatgTTATGTTCAGTTTCCGCCCAAGTAACGTGCCTGTCAGGGGCCATTCTGCACCACTGGGCACCCTGAGGTGGCCTTTCGGATGCCACCCGCATCTAAGCAGATtgagcgctctctgcactagaatagtcgaaattctgatttaaaaaagcTGAATTTATACTCTTAATGCTACTAGAAGCATCTTTTCTCACCTTGGCTCATTGTAGCAGCCTGCTACCtgtgtgttttttgtgtgtggaAACTGGAGTGAAACAAGGATGCAGGATGAGCATATTCACCCCTTATAGGTAGTGACCAGGAAAGAATCCAATTCAGGGCCAGGCCCTCAGCACTGCAAGGTAGCGGTGCTATCCACTGAGCAACAATGATGTTTGGAATGTATAACATAGAATAGAATGCCTTATATTTTCATCAGTTTATATGTGTtatggttatattttttttacagctgaaACATAAGAGATCATCTTTATTTTAATAGTCTATTTAAGATACAAGGGCCATAAGTCTACCCTATTTCTAATTAGGGGGTGGATTTACCTTTTCAgtaaaacatatttgtgtatgGTATTCTGCATACAGCTTTATATATCTGCAAGCTTGTCTTCTATCCAGTATATGTGAGTTTCCATACTGGTTATGAAAATATTATCTATAAAAATCTCAGTGCAGTAGTGATTAAAGAAGCTTAAACTTCCCTAGAATGTGAGTTTAATGTACATTTGAATAATACTTGACTAAGCTAAGGAATTATCATACAGTGTttttaacaaatctttctgtGGGTAAGACAAAAGGAAATTTTGCAGGGGCAAgtttatattttctgtaatatGTATTCTAATAGTTATTTGCAACTTTGCCTAGGAATTTGTGCCTTAAAAATAAGGGGATTACATATGAGGTTTGCTATGTGTGGTTTCCTTATAATTAGGTATAAGTTAATCGTTTTAGTTGAGTTTACAAGTGTAATTTCTAGAGATACCTGTTTAGGGTCATTTCTTCTACAATTATTTCTCATTGTTATGTGACTTAATTATTGGCACCCCAGCTAAATTATCTGCTGACAGATGAACAAATCATGGAGGATTTACGAATCTTAAACAAGGTGAGTCTGGTACATTGCTGTGTCTCATAAAGGAAGatgttttttatgattaaatACAAAACCATATATCCTTGTGCTCTTTGACAGTCCGTTAGTCGTTTGGTTTTTGCCATCTCCCTGGGTAGTATTGGCACATCTATTCACCCTTCATTTTTGCTTGCAGCATGGAAACCAAACTGAATAGCAGATTTAAGCTCTTCATTagctcattattatttttatagtgttaACCCAATACGAACAGTAAGTGGTTAGAAGGTAGTTAGAATGgggcttaattttttttagcctTGTAATGTGCCTTGAAAGTAGCATTGTAATGTGCTGCTTTACAGTTTTTTCCTAGATATTGCTAACAATTGGGCTCATTTACCAATCCCGTTCCCCAAAATTGCAACTTTTTAGGCCATCCACTGTGCACCATGGCATTGGTTGTACAAGTCGCACTCTTTGTGTACTGAATGAGAAACCTGCCCAGGGTGCTGAGCACAGCATTGTAAGGCGCAGGGAAACTTAATTGATGGTGTATACAGGGCTGTCTAGTGCCTTGTGGCCTCTGGCACTCCCTAACTCATGTGAAGCATTTGCAAACTAGTACATCATTCCAGGGAACACTCGCATTTTCCACCATCCTCCCGTCTGAATAGAGTGTTGGCAATCAGACAGCAGTTAGGAAGTCAAGATTAATACAAGGTATAGAAagatatgcaataaaaaaatgaagctttGCTGCTAATCATTATGTGTTGGGACTAGTGACCCTGTGAACCATATACTAGTACAGACTGGAAAGGGGCAAAGTGCTGAGGCTAATTATTGTAAATTCATCAaaaatagtgatggatgaatctgatcTGTTTGGCTCTGCCAAAAACTCTCAAAATGGCAAACAATTTGCCAAGCGCATTGAAATCAATTATTTGGCTTTCACACAACATTTTTCTACACCATTTtcaaaacatatatacatttttttttttactatccattagacTATTGGCGAAATGTGGCAAAATATTTAGCGAATCCCTAGTCAAAAATAAATAGTTTCTTAAGATatgtttttctgtaaaaaaaacaaggtacATGTCTTTCTTGGAATTAagaatatatgtctatatattcAGTAGGCAGTTTTTCATCTAAGTACAATGAAATAAGGAATAGAATTAGGATCTattctaatctatctatctctatatatatatatctatctatatctatctatatctatctatatatatatatatatatctatatatatatatatatctatatatatatatatatctatatatatctctatatctatatatctatatatatctctatatctatatatctttagagatagagatatatatatatatatatatatatatatatatatatatatatatatatatatatatatatatatatatatatatatatatatatatatatatatatatatatatatatatatctatctatatctctatctctctctctatatagagatagatagatagctccAGTAGTGTAAGTGGCACATTTacccattttctctctctcttttctctcagTTAAAATCTCCCAAGAGACCTGGTAAGTTTATACATTAATggtaaatatttttgttcaatagcaattgtttaaaatgtaaatgtatgctTTAATACTGATCAGATCCATGGCAAGTTTTTCTTACTACTTGTTTAAAAGAATTTACACTggcatatttactgtatgtaaaactgCATAAAACCCTAATTTATATTGTAATGATAGTTGCATATTGATGCATAGGAATCATTGTGCATCTAGATTTGATgcatgaaagtttgtgaaccctttaaaattttctatattaTGAATGTGTCCTAAAACATTATCtgcttttcaaaaaaagaaaaaaatctagttaaacaaatgaaacaaaaattattttatttgagcatgtatttattgattaaaaaaatgatcAGCAACATATCTGCGTGTGGTAAAAGTAAGTGAGTCATGCTTTCTGTATTTGGCATGATCCCCTTATGCAGCAATTACTCCAAATAAATGTATGCTGTAAATCTTGATGAGTCCTGCACGTCGACTTTTAtcccattcctccatacagaacagcttcagctcttggatgttggtgggtttcctcacatgaaccaCTCGTTTTAGGGCTTTCCACAGTATTTCAATTGAATTAAGATTCAGACATTGATTTGGCCATTCCAGAGAATTCACtgtattcttctttaaccattctttggtagaacaaCTTTTGTGTCTTTAGGATCATTGTTCCATCAGTGATGGCAAGCcgtccaggcccagatgcagcaacAGGCCCAAGCCAGAACACTCCCATGGGCTATTGTTCTTATGCTGGAATGTAGTATTTTTCATTCTCCAAATGTAATGCTCCTCATTAAGCCACAGAGTTCTTTTTTGGCTTCATCCACCtgcaaaacattcttccagtatccttatGGGTTGCCCACATGATCTTTGACAAAGTGTAAACagtctgcaatatttttaggggaGAACAGTTGGTTTCTCCTTGCTAACCTGCCATATAcatcattgctgttcagtgttctcctgatggtggactaatgaacatcaacatttgccaatgtgagacaggccttcagttgcttagaagttaccttggGTTCCTTTGTAACTTCTCGGGACTATTCAACgccttgcagttggagttataATTTATGGTCAATCACTTCTGGATAGGGTAACAGCGGTCTTGAATTTCGACCATTTGTAaacaatctgtctgactgttgacTAGCGGAGTCCAAACcctttagagatagtcttgtaaccttttccagccttatgggcatcaacaactgTTTCTGAGGTCATCAGACACCTACTTTGTTcgagccatgatacacatccacaaatgtgttttatgtgtgATCAGGGATTTGCTGGATCCCAGTTCAAATAAAACCTGGTCTCCCACTCctattgactgaaaacaccagactctgatttcaccttcaaattatatgataatcctaaggattcacttactAATGCTACAAGAAGATATGTTATTGGCTCaccaaaatataataatttcattTGTTTGAGTTTTCTTCATCTACTCTGAAGACTTGCTTGAAAATCAGATGTAGGTCACTAAAAATATAGagaattttaaagggttcacacaCTTTCAAGCACCATTGTATAATTAATAGGCCTTTCTCCCTTCAAAATGGCACAGTGCCTCAATCTAAGACACTGTCTTAGACATATATAAACTAAATTAAGTGCAAACCTCTTAGGGCAAAGGCACACATTCTAGTGGGAGGCAGGGACAATGAATGgtgacaaatacatttataaattccCTGCCCCTATCCTCTTGAGCTAATCACAACAGGCAAAAAATGTCAGTGTGCTTATCCTCAAATATGACATTCATGTGGAACTGTATGTTGTGTTTTGTtcctttttgaagttttttttgcctaaacaaCTCAATTCACATGATTTGCATGTTTTTAGAAGCTGTCTGTTAGGGGGAAAAAGATAGTAAATGGTTAGATCGTTTGTAAAGCTTTTAATTCGATATAAGCTTTAACATGAATTACAGTATCCCATTGGTTGTGAAATATTAAACTATGCTGCGTTGTCCTATAACACTGTTCtgatacctgtttttttttaaataaatcgtGTTTTTCTAGTATCTCCCTCAAGTCCAGAACATCTTCCAAGCACACAGAATGAATCCCCTGTCCAACGATTTGAAGCACGTATAGAAGATGGAAAGCTATACTATGATAAGAGATGGTAAGTTACTTAAAAGTAAACTTTGAGACCCAGAAAGTGCAGTAAAGAATTAGCTCTTTCATACAGAAATCATTATCTGAAACGAGTAGGAAAAGGATAACAACGATCCATAGGTCaattaaatgtacaggtatggaatcccttatccggaaactcattcagaaagttctaaattacgggaaggccatctcccattttaagcaaataattataatgtttaaaaaaaaaattccctttttctctttaataacaaaacagtatgaTCTAACATAATCTTGTTTGTTACTAAGCtgcttgaatccatattggtggtaaaacagcAAATGTTCAAATTAATTTTCTGAGACTTGAGGTAATGGTGATCCAGATTATGaaaaggtcccttatctggaaaaccccaggtcgcaagcatttaGATAATGGGTCCTACACcggtttgagttatttttatataaagaataggCACAACAGGTTTCACTACAAGAAAAATATAGGAACAAAAGCTATGATAGTGTACAGTGGCCATTGAGCCAGAGAAGTATAAAATGTAGATATCACATTTTGGCTTTCTGAGATACATTACCTACAATATTCACCCGGTTCTAAGGTAGTAGTTTTCTGCCACTGGGTGGCACTATCCATACACACAATTGTATCTTATCCTTTGTTCAGATTGTTTGTCATCTAATAACctactaaataaacttttatctgCTTGCCATGAATAGTTTCCTTTTACTACCTACCCTAgtttgtaattaaaggaaaactatacccccataatTAATAATTACTGCAAAATTCAAccccaaaatatgttttttgcctaataagaaaacacaattataagcaactttacaTTGATTGGAAATTGTCTATGGCTTTTAAGTTACCtgtacatgtattgctattgaaagcagtttttgtctgaccctttctgttctctggccTGTTGGTTCAAACTGCTGAAacactattgaaacaatgtaagacaaggttGCTGATTGCTGAGGAacaaagacttttgcaacatggttttaaaaagtaacaaccagtagTCGATCAaatactttcaatagcaattgtttttacaaataacattaaaaactgtttaataaatgtatattggaaagttgtgttgcattatgttttcctttattaggcaaatgtttattacggtgatgacttgccctttaagcaatatatagttttcatCATATTAAGAATCTTgcaaaactgcaatatatatttgaaggagttgttcaccttcatacaCATGCAGATTAcatcattttaagtaaatatgtaatgtctgactttaaaaaaatttctattgtttttttttaaaaaaaaaaatacctgtgaAGTTAGTGTTTCATTCTAGGGCAGGTTTTAGTAGAGGCATTAGGGGAGGGGAACGCTGACATCCTTTTTTGCACAGGGTGCATGGTTTGCACAATAGAATGAAAACCAATCTAGTTGGAAAATGAAATTCGAAAAAGTAAAAGAATCATTTGCCATTTTCCTCTCTGCTTTGTTGTTTATATTAAGTTGCCCAGATATCCAGTGATTAAGTCTCTGGTCCACTGCTTTCCATGGATCTTCCACTGATAAATATTCATGACTTGAACCAAAAAGATCTACAATTCAAAATGAAGTACAAACTTAGTGAACCCAGTATTGCTgtcttttaaatgcatattttaaaatccTGTTATTATATGATTCTGCTTGTCAGGTCGATTGCTTTATTTATTCGTTTGTCTGGTCCTTTGTGTTGACCTACTGAACAGCATccccatttttatttaataaacataacTAATATCACATTTACACTGGTAAAAACATTGTGCAGTATCATAATTAAATCCAGTCAGTGTTATACAGTAATTCCTTAGGTAATTAATCTTTGAGAGATTTCCTTTCCTCAAACTTTTCTGATTTTCTTCCAGGTACCATAAGAGCCAAGCCATATATCTGGAATCTAAGGACAATAACAAAATGAGCTGTGTCATCAGTTCTGTGGGAAATAATGAGGTATGGCATGAGGTGTATTCTGAAGCTTATATGGAATGTATAAAACGTATGTCAGCTTAGGGATCTcctcctgtactaagcaaaattcagctgAATAAATATAGGAAGtctgatttttcaaattttgagttctaGGGGGGGGGGAAAAATAGGGGCACTGCATGGCTTTTCTTACACACCCTAATTTTTTAATTCACGAGTGTTCACTTATTTTAGAAGAGCACCTCAGAAtagttgattgttttttttttttttttttcacagaagaaATGATGCACACAAGGAAAAATTTATTAATTTCAGTAAACTGGcgagaaaataaaaattactgTTGATTTCTATAGAAACTCTGCAGCTACTTGCTTCATATGACTTTTTACGTTTTCTTACTTGATAAATCACaactatttgtggtttcaaagaaTGTGCTTATATTTACACAGGGCTTTAATCAGCAGTTTAAATCTTCCAGAGTAGGCCACTTTAGGtcattgaagaaaaaaaagcaatggaaaaaagtcataattttgttAATGGTGGCTATATTTTTGAAGTTAAACAGATCTGTAGTATTTACAGACTCCCTTCGACTTGTTTATAGTCATATTTACAGCTACATTATGGCAGCTTTCCTTGCCTTCATTGTGTTTCAGGCAGGTAGGAGCATTGCATGACAGACACAGCTTAATGTAGAAGCCACATTCTAGTACTGTACCACAATTATATTTCACATGCCTTTACATACATAACTACTTAatgtcttgttttattttttttgtgtgcattttctctgatgtcttcatTTATTCCCatttgtacagatatgggtaAGAAAGAGCAGTGACAGCACCAAAGTCAGAATTTACCTGGGCCAGTTACAGAAGGGCCTGTTTGTGATCAGGAGACGTTCCGCAGCATGACATACAGAACTCTTAAAGAGAGTGTTGATCCCAACTAACTTCCAGTATCACTGGCAAATGGATATCAGTGAACATTGAAGCATTGGGGTTAAAATTTGTCATGGCAGTCCTTTGCTAGAATCATTTTTGGATCAATCTGGATTTGATGAGTACATTTTTCATGACTTTGATTCATTGGATCTTCAAACAATCCTTCCCCAGTGCTACACTGTCTTCAGTAATCATTGTGGCTTACCACTTCTAAAGCAACCAACATACCTTCACCTCCAAGATGATATGCATtgaaattctaacagctgcaaaAATGGTGGCTGCCATTATTGGTGCAGTGTTGCAAGCTTATTTACAGAGAGGGTCAGTCTGTACTTTTAGTTTTGAGTCAAATGTTTAACTTTTACCTTTTAACATGCTATGCTTTTAAAGCGAACTGTTACAAAGGCCAATAGTCcaaaatgtgttaataataagAACAAAGTTCCTTTATTTGCAATGATACCAGCTTTCTTTTAATGCTATGGCACACCAGCTGGTTTGACCTTTCTCAGGGTGAACCAATAGTCCCCAAGATTCatttaaaaaggaacaatatctccattggccctacgcgtttcgtgccccccAGGAAGTGGGTATTTATAGGAGAAATTATATACCCAGTTCCTGGGAGGTAAAGAGAGCCCATGAAACacgtagtgtttttttttttttaatgaatctacaaaaatattatatttttaacttatttttggcGGTGAGTGCCTGATACCTCTTTTCGTTTGTTTCTGGTTTATCTGCTCCCTAAGCCTGGATCACCTGTTCTACAGGGTGACTAATCAACATATTCTAGAACCTGTGCGCCCCCCCCAcccttttttttgtggtttaatgTTTTTACCTAAAACTCTCTTCCCTGTGTGCTGTCATCTTCCTCTTCATATGAATGGGAAATGTGCTGCTTAGATGGTGATGCTTTCAAACAGTCATCataggaaaattatatttttgtagttGCCTAATGATTCTCCCCTCCCAAGGAGAGACTTATGACTGGCATGATTGTCCTGAGGACACTGTAGTTGCAATGTAGGCTATATACTATAACCACATGTAATGAGCACACACACAGAACTTAACAAGGTATTGGCATAAAGCTTATGGAAAAACAAATTaccattacatttctttttttagactaTACAAGCATCGGTACTCTGCTGCAtccattgttttaaaggaaacgTCAGATCTATGTAGCAGACACAACCAGTCATTGTCACTAATACACAACCTCTCAGCTAAACTATAATCATTTTCATATAGTAAAGCTAGAATGAAATTCCAGCAATTTATACATATCTGTCAGATTTATGGgagcttatttatcattacatgaAAATGACTGTTCACCCCCTTGATAAATACACCCTTagaaaccccatagaaatgaatatttcactctagtgtcactctttgataaatataccccaaaataTCTCAGGAACACAATGCAGacctttctatttttaattttgctcTCTTCTAGGATACTTGGCTTTTATATATTTCAATGCAAAGCAAACTGCTTTAATGATTTTACTAGACTTTACTGAAAATGCTGCAGAATAGCCATCCACGCTCTCCGTGTGTACTTACTATAGCAGTGTTTGAGCTGCTATCACATGGTTGGACATTGCCAAGTGTTGCACCATTCATCATTTGAAACACTGCCGTAGAGTTCCAGCTAAATTGGCCTTATTCCCACTGCACC from Xenopus laevis strain J_2021 chromosome 1S, Xenopus_laevis_v10.1, whole genome shotgun sequence harbors:
- the suds3.S gene encoding SDS3 homolog, SIN3A corepressor complex component S homeolog (The RefSeq protein has 1 substitution compared to this genomic sequence); its protein translation is MSTAGVLSPAAVPPDYYEEDELESVEEEDDRSFRGRESDEDTEDASETDIAKHDNVDYVEMKEQMYQDKLASLKRQLQQLQEGTLQEYQKRLKKLDQQYKERLRNAELFLQLETEQVERNYIKEKKAAVKEFEEKKIELKDNLMAELDEKKKMIESEKLTMELTGDSMEVKPIMTRKLRRRPNDPVPIPDKRRKPAPAQLNYLLTDEQIMEDLRILNKLKSPKRPVSPSSPEHLPTTQNESPVQRFEARIEDGKLYYDKRWYHKSQAIYLESKDNNKMSCVISSVGNNEIWVRKSSDSTKVRIYLGQLQKGLFVIRRRSAA